A genome region from Anastrepha obliqua isolate idAnaObli1 chromosome 4, idAnaObli1_1.0, whole genome shotgun sequence includes the following:
- the LOC129243435 gene encoding uncharacterized protein LOC129243435 isoform X14, with the protein MDLADQIDDYICSFEGIGDLTMDSLAMFIFIWAVLALFIVWLCKFLYNKYVVNNNKTPTSQSNSRQSSVVPSGASTTKTEASKRLSEPREVMASKADFKDLAAKPTGARGRTPVGGAVGGVVGPRRRMVRQGSTGPESRKKRYVPPPSNVVGPETISVTWTSQAFRWLYSDLVIVNELLTSWVIALNDTLKKSMEGHGVAVEVVRVLPDSPPPSLNNIFCNCDENNPSDMLITFDCDAQPVLQVKTFRQKAGKADVSHYKVTVSRFRARMATAMNYNNLKGEMKVDGYPDIRVAMNSVGAIKPLDQDEQQLQGVISDIIIGALRDTVYPVDFSIYATCPRAEIDPLDMPVIYPVNYDSLARAYQYYYNY; encoded by the exons ATGGATTTAGCAGATCAAATCGATGATTATATTTGTTCATTTGAAGGAATTGGTGATTTAACAATGgactcattagcaatgttcatatTTATTTGGGCCGTATTGGCCCTCTTCATAGTATGGCtgtgtaaatttttatacaataaatatgtggtaaataataataaaacgccAACAAGTCAGAGTAACAGTCGGCAAAGCAGTGTGGTGCCCAGTGGGGCCAGCACAACGAAAACTGAAGCGAGCAAGCGACTATCCGAACCGAGAGAAGTAATGGCAAGCAAAGCAGATTTTAAG GACTTAGCTGCTAAACCTACTGGTGCACGTGGTCGCACACCAGTTGGCGGTGCTGTAGGTGGTGTTGTGGGACCCCGACGACGCATGGTGCGGCAGGGCTCAACCGGCCCAGAGAGCCGTAAAAAACGCTATGTGCCGCCACCGTCCAATGTTGTTGGACCTGAAACA ATTTCAGTTACTTGGACCAGTCAAGCGTTCCGTTGGCTTTACAGCGATTTAGTGATTGTCAATGAACTTTTGACGTCTTGGGTTATAGCCTTAAACGATACGCTCAAAAAATCCATGGAAGGG CATGGCGTCGCTGTGGAAGTGGTGCGCGTACTGCCCGATAGTCCCCCGCCAAGCttgaataatattttctgtAACTGTGATGAAAATAATCCATCTGATATG CTGATCACTTTCGATTGCGATGCACAACCAGTGTTGCAGGTAAAAACTTTCCGCCAGAAGGCCGGGAAAGCTGACGTCTCCCACTACAAAGTGACCGTTTCACGATTCCGTGCTCGCATGGCCACCGCCATGAACTACAACAACCTCAAGGGCGAGATGAAAGTGGATGGTTATCCAGAT ATACGCGTCGCCATGAACAGCGTGGGCGCCATAAAGCCGTTGGACCAGGATGAACAACAACTACAAGGAGTAATTAGCGATATTATCATCGGCGCTCTACGCGACACCGTGTATCCAGTGGACTTCTCAATTTATGCGACCTGTCCACGCGCCGAAATCGATCCATTAGATATGCCTGTAATATATCCAGTGAATTATGACTCGTTAGCG AGGGCTtatcaatattattataattattaa